Proteins encoded by one window of Flavobacterium sp. N502540:
- a CDS encoding dipeptidase — protein sequence MENIKSYVQQHKDRFINELIELLKIPSVSADTAYSQDVIDTAEAVKESLSKAGCDFVETCDTPGYPIIYGEKIIDPNLPTVLVYGHYDVQPPDPLELWTSPPFEPVIKTTEIHPEGAIFARGACDDKGQMYMHVKALEYMVQNNVLPCNVKFMIEGEEEVGSASLAWFVERNQEKLKNDVILISDTGMISNQQPSITTGLRGLSYVEVEVTGPNRDLHSGLYGGAVANPINILAKMIAALHDEDNHITIPGFYDKVQELSLEERAEMAKAPFSLEKYKKALNLNDVYGEKGYVTNERNSIRPTLDVNGIWGGYTGEGAKTVIASKAFAKISMRLVPGQDWEEITELFTKHFTNIAPAGVTVKVTPHHGGQGYVTPIDSIGYQAANKAYTETFGVPAIPVRSGGSIPIVALFEKELKSKTILMGFGLDSDAIHSPNEHFGIFNYLKGIETIPLFYKYFVELSK from the coding sequence ATGGAAAATATTAAGTCCTACGTTCAACAACATAAAGATCGGTTTATCAATGAATTGATCGAATTATTAAAGATTCCGTCGGTAAGTGCCGACACTGCATACTCCCAAGATGTTATTGATACTGCCGAAGCAGTAAAAGAAAGTTTATCGAAAGCAGGCTGCGATTTTGTCGAAACTTGCGACACTCCGGGGTACCCAATTATTTATGGAGAGAAAATAATCGATCCAAATTTACCAACGGTTTTGGTTTACGGACATTATGATGTTCAGCCACCAGATCCATTAGAATTATGGACTTCGCCACCTTTTGAGCCAGTGATCAAAACGACAGAGATTCATCCTGAGGGAGCGATCTTCGCTCGTGGTGCGTGTGACGACAAAGGTCAGATGTATATGCACGTAAAAGCGTTGGAATACATGGTTCAGAACAATGTATTGCCTTGTAACGTAAAATTCATGATCGAAGGGGAAGAAGAAGTAGGTTCGGCAAGTTTAGCGTGGTTTGTAGAACGCAATCAGGAAAAACTGAAAAACGACGTGATATTAATTTCTGATACGGGAATGATTTCGAATCAACAGCCATCGATCACGACAGGTTTAAGAGGTTTGAGTTATGTTGAGGTTGAAGTTACAGGGCCAAACCGCGATTTACATTCCGGTTTATATGGTGGAGCTGTAGCGAATCCAATTAATATTCTGGCCAAAATGATTGCTGCGCTTCACGATGAAGACAATCATATTACGATTCCTGGGTTCTATGATAAAGTACAGGAATTATCTCTTGAAGAAAGAGCCGAAATGGCAAAAGCGCCTTTCAGCTTAGAAAAATATAAAAAAGCCTTAAATCTAAACGATGTTTACGGTGAAAAAGGATATGTAACGAACGAGCGCAACTCTATTCGTCCAACTTTAGATGTAAACGGAATCTGGGGCGGATATACTGGTGAAGGTGCAAAAACGGTTATCGCGAGTAAGGCTTTTGCTAAGATCTCGATGCGCTTGGTTCCGGGTCAGGACTGGGAAGAAATCACGGAGCTTTTCACGAAGCATTTTACAAACATCGCTCCGGCCGGAGTTACGGTAAAAGTAACGCCGCACCACGGAGGTCAGGGTTATGTAACGCCAATTGACAGTATTGGATATCAAGCGGCCAACAAAGCCTATACAGAGACTTTTGGAGTGCCTGCAATTCCGGTTCGTTCAGGAGGTAGTATTCCGATTGTGGCTTTGTTTGAAAAAGAATTAAAAAGTAAAACCATTTTAATGGGCTTCGGTTTAGACAGTGATGCCATTCACTCGCCAAACGAGCATTTCGGAATCTTCAATTACTTAAAAGGAATCGAAACTATTCCGTTGTTTTACAAATATTTTGTAGAGCTTTCTAAATAG
- a CDS encoding BlaI/MecI/CopY family transcriptional regulator — MQLSNSEEQLMEHLWKLEKAFMKDLLEAYPEPKPATTTVATLLKRMIDKKFVAYNEFGNSREYYPLVKKTAYFSKHVNGLISNFFNNSASQFASFFTTETDLSTSELEELRKIIDSQIQKKKK, encoded by the coding sequence ATGCAATTATCAAACTCAGAAGAACAATTAATGGAGCATCTCTGGAAGCTTGAAAAGGCTTTTATGAAAGATTTGCTCGAAGCGTATCCGGAGCCAAAACCGGCAACAACAACTGTTGCGACGCTTTTGAAACGAATGATCGACAAAAAATTCGTAGCTTATAATGAATTCGGAAATTCAAGAGAATACTATCCGTTAGTGAAAAAAACAGCTTATTTCTCTAAACATGTCAACGGGTTAATTAGTAATTTTTTTAATAATTCGGCTTCTCAATTTGCTTCGTTTTTTACAACGGAAACCGATTTGTCAACATCGGAATTAGAAGAACTCAGAAAAATAATTGATTCACAGATTCAAAAAAAGAAAAAATGA